ATGTAACAGCCTCCCCTcgagttgaagagccccccagttGGCTCCTCACGCCAGGGCTgagcccccatgcacccacccgcccacaacctcgGCGACACAGCAGAATGCTCGCCACAggcccacccaggggcagctaGATCAGTAACCTTTCGtctgtcagcacagaccctcccccagCCCCGCTGCATGCAGCCATGAGGAAACCATCATCTAAGAGCCACCAGAGCCCGTAACCAGGTCGTGACCACAACCCCAGGTTGAGCCCGCCAAGGAAGATGTTTCTAGGGCATCCTCCGACGCCCCAAGCCTGTCCCTGCTGTttccgttttttttttagttttttttttacctcaaacAACTATCAACCTCAGATGAGAAAAATGAAACTAATCTTGATTTTCATCTTTAATGATCCAGAACCAGATATCCTGTAAGGACCAAGTTCATccattatttaaataaaagaccCCTGCAGACTACTTAATTGGGTTCGGTTCGGtttggttcgatactttggtgtcacggttcgatattttttcagtacaaaaaatgttcatgcctttttaatttgtcatttattaaaattataaaaatatattttaactcaaaagtacagtttttaaatttaatgttgctgaaacaacaaagtaaaaaaataaatatatctgattgaggaatcactcatctttggaaaagagagtttattacagagaaatgtctctttccaaaataaaagctatactatacgcttcttctgggctatattctcagcagcatattaaacatatcaggtccccataaggagaatcatgtgctaacggctgtctaaatgactcgggtaaagtttgtagcatgcctgcttgttgtttttgtctgcttccacttgtctttgcactaggatgatgtcggagtaaatgtgcagtcatattcgttgtgttcccagtagtgctgtcagcaagaaggaacacgagaagctggagaaataccaagggctcagagaaaaactcgagaggatgtggagggtgaaggtaatggtggtccccgtggtaatcggagcactaggtgcggtgactcccaagctaggcgagtggctcgcGCAGATCCctggaataacatcggagatctctgtccagaggagcgcagtcctgggaacagctaagatactgctcaggaccctcaagctcccaggcctctggtagaggacccgagcttgaaggataaaccgcctgCAGGggcgttttattttatttttttatatatatgtatatatacaaatgtatatacatatacatatgtatatatacattatAATGAGACTAGgtcacagtcatgtctgtctcaAAGTGTGCTCCCTCCACCTTTAAACATGtactttgtatttttgttttcttgaaatTTTCATTCCAGGCACGATGACGTAACAATATGAAAAACTGCTTCCACTTGGCATACAAAAATATGATTTGTTTGTCTTACATTTTGCCTTAAGCAAATTAAAAATTTGTTTAGTGTCTTCTGTGCAACAAAGCCTGGGCTTTATTGTGTgaggaaaactgtgaaactAATCTTATGTTTGTGATTAGTTTTATGTTATCATACAAAAATATGACTTGTTTGTCTGACGTAAGGCCAAGCAACACTTGCATTTTGCCTTAAAGCAAATGAAAACTTTGTTCGGTATTTTCAGTCCAGGAAATCCCAGTGAACCTCCGACAATGTGAACCTCTGCAAATAATCTTATGTTtatgattgtttttgttttttttgctttgtttgttagCAGAAAATATGGATGGCTCTGCATGAACTCTTTACAGGATGAGAGGCCACTCATctcccagactacacaagacaatagacacccaggttaaGTTCATTATGCTcctctcctatatctctccCCCGCCTGCAGAGTGAACTCCTGGAGACCAGAGGACTTCTTCAAGGATGTAACAGCCTCCCCTcgagttgaagagccccccagttGGCTCCTCACGCCAGGGCTgagcccccatgcacccacccgcccacaacctcgGCGACACAGCAGAATGCTCGCCACAggcccacccaggggcagctaGATCAGTAACCTTTCGTCTGTCAGCACAGACCGTCCCCCAGCCCCGCTGCATGCAGCCATGAGGAAACCATCATCTAAGAGCCACCAGAGCCCGTAACCAGGTCGTGACCACAACCCCAGGTTGAGCCCGCCAAGGAAGATGTTTCTAGGGCATCCTCCGACGCCCCAAGCCTGTCCCTGCTgtttccgtttttttttttagtttttttttttacctcaaacAACTATCAACCTCAGATGAGAAAAATGAAACTAATCTTGATTTTCATCTTTAATGATCCAGAACCAGATATCCTGTAAGGACCAAGTTCATccattatttaaataaaagaccCCTGCAGACTACTTAATTGGgttcttaatttgtttcttttttctaattttagaaGATCAGATGAGGTGTCAATGCATACTAATACAGAAATACAGAACGTGAAAATGTTCACAAACAAGCACCagacataagataagataagataacctttattagtcccacacgtgggaaatttgttttgtcacagcaggaagtggacagtgcaaaagttatgaggcaaaaattagaatacaataagaataaatacagtacacaactgtacagaatagaataaaataaaatactatatacagtagaataaaataaaattaatatacaataagataaaaatagaatacaaatacaaatactatatacaactgagtaaaaatacaacgatgacagaaaggattattgcacttagtattattgcatatgtatggatgtgtgtgcttgatcagttaaagtctttattatggagtctgacagcagtggggaggaaagacctgcgaaatctctccgtcccacaccgtgggtgccgcagtctcccactgaaggagctgctcagtgctgtcacagtctgctgcatggggtgggagatgttgtccatcagggatgacagcttagccgccgttctcctgtcactcaccacctccactgggtccagagggcatcctagaacagagctggcccttcggatcaccctgttcagtctcttcctgtccccagcagagatgctgccgccccagcagaccaaaATGGTCATTCAAGTTTAGATCCACTTCAGAATTCAAAAAATCTTGCTTGTTTACTTTCTTATGACGAATTAATCACACTGTATTTGTTAGATTCTTGTTGCAATTCTACTCACAAGAGGACAATATAAACATGAATTGAccaaagctaaaatacaaatgAACAGCACGTGTGATTTGTCACATGGCTGCTAAATACTATAGGTTCAGTGAAGGGAAGGGCCGCCTCAATGCAAATATTTTGTGACAAATACGAAAGGCTCACAGCTTTGACAAGTACCATCCCTCCTCTTTTAACCTTTATCATTAGAgcaaaatactttaaaacaagtaaacaatGGATCTATTCTTCATGTGCATCCTGCTGAGCTTCTCTGGAATTTTTACCAAGTATGTTTATATTGAAGATGAAAAGAATTGGCAGGATGCTCTGACACACTGTCGGCAGCAATACACAGACCTGGCTCCTGTCAGTAATGAACAGGATAATCTCAAACTTCAGCAGCTCTCTGGTATTCTCAATAGTAATTCCTGGCCATGTATCTGGATAGGAGCGGAAAGAAATTGCTCCAACAGGGAGCAATGGCTGTGGTCAGGGGGTGGAGTGACTACCACATGTTTCTGGTCACCAGGTGAGCCTAACGACTGTTTCGGTGTTGAAGACAGTGGCTGTCTGCAGAAAAACGGGTGGAATGATGCAAACTCACAGGAACACAAAGCATTCTTCTG
The window above is part of the Maylandia zebra isolate NMK-2024a linkage group LG23, Mzebra_GT3a, whole genome shotgun sequence genome. Proteins encoded here:
- the LOC143414986 gene encoding C-type lectin mannose-binding isoform-like, with protein sequence MDLFFMCILLSFSGIFTKYVYIEDEKNWQDALTHCRQQYTDLAPVSNEQDNLKLQQLSGILNSNSWPCIWIGAERNCSNREQWLWSGGGVTTTCFWSPGEPNDCFGVEDSGCLQKNGWNDANSQEHKAFFCYRAVVVEEQKTWEEALEYCREHHDDLASVASETEMLLIQRELKKHNPAEHVWIGLHFFSPVGQAGWLWVDRQEMDYEAWDEGGKPACPDPRMECAAIQVTEGTEGVWGAHDCEEKLNFVCY